In Brettanomyces nanus chromosome 3, complete sequence, a single genomic region encodes these proteins:
- a CDS encoding uncharacterized protein (BUSCO:EOG09342TWE), producing the protein MSIENTPLDELQWKSPEWVNAFGLRTDNVLEYFSQSPFFDRTSNNQVLKMQNQFSDANYISRPYELLLIDLTKMRGTEFIISIVREPDFWVIRKQYRYSETRVKTLADFYIIGSSVYMAPSIHAILSSRLLSTSLNLKNAINLLQELPSFSPSKGHYYEFSKSDNESKDDKTEDSLKLPDSISNAFSNLLNLSLQKNSVRLDDMPDTGINEIALTKQQQQQQQQQQQQQQQQQQQQQQQQQQQQQQQQQQQQPSKSLLNPAVSSPPK; encoded by the coding sequence ATGTCCATCGAAAACACACCGTTGGATGAGCTTCAATGGAAATCCCCCGAATGGGTTAATGCCTTTGGTTTAAGAACCGATAATGTTCTCGAGTATTTCTCTCAATCTCCATTCTTCGATAGAACCTCTAATAATcaggtgttgaagatgcagaacCAATTTTCCGATGCAAATTATATTAGCAGGCCATATGAATTATTACTTATCGACCTTACAAAAATGAGAGGTACGGAATTTATCATCTCTATAGTGAGAGAGCCAGACTTTTGGGTTATTCGAAAGCAGTACAGGTACTCAGAGACTCGGGTTAAAACTTTGGCTGATTTCTACATCATTGGATCCAGTGTATATATGGCTCCATCAATTCATGCTATTCTTTCCAGTAGATTATTGAGTACGTCTCttaatttgaagaatgcTATCAACTTACTTCAAGAACTTCCTAGTTTCTCTCCTTCTAAGGGTCATTACTATGAGTTCAGTAAGTCTGACAATGAATCTAAAGACGACAAAACTGAAGATTCCTTGAAATTGCCTGATTCTATTTCCAATGCTTTCAGTAACCTTCTTAATTTGTCactccagaagaattcTGTACGTTTGGATGATATGCCCGATACGGGGATCAACGAGATTGCCTTGACcaagcagcagcagcagcagcagcaacaacagcaacagcagcaacagcagcaacaacaacaacaacaacaacaacagcagcaacagcagcaacaacaacaacaacaacaacaacctTCCAAGTCCCTTCTAAACCCAGCAGTCTCTTCACCACCCAAATAG
- a CDS encoding uncharacterized protein (BUSCO:EOG09343UTV~EggNog:ENOG41), whose amino-acid sequence MSTINLVLVPEPTKEVPDVDTFLNKIGHQASEASSTFENDWKKFFTMTSKQMKEGGIDTSVRRYILDWQEKYKKSIPLQELRTTQRKHGGERKSRIYAADKKVKDRIKMAQLKKAYRKKSVQEVIQTRRWEKLHREQE is encoded by the exons ATGAGCAC AATCAATTTGGTATTGGTTCCCGAACCAACAAAGGAAGTGCCTGATGTGGATACTTTCCTAAATAAGATTGGACACCAAGCATCAGAGGCCTCATCGACGTTTGAAAATGACTGGAAAAAATTCTTCACCATGACATCCAAACAGATGAAAGAGGGAGGCATTGATACCTCTGTTAGAAGGTATATACTGGACTGGCAAGAAAAGTACAAAAAGAGTATACCATTGCAAGAACTTAGGACCACACAGAGGAAGCatggaggagaaagaaagagtagAATATATGCTGCCGATAAGAAAGTTAAGGACAGAATAAAGATGGCCCAATTAAAGAAAGCttatagaaagaagagtgTTCAAGAGGTAATCCAAACACGGAGATGGGAGAAGTTACACAGAGAGCAGGAATAG
- a CDS encoding uncharacterized protein (BUSCO:EOG093447R2), translating into MTAGKPDMSGTFFYKFPVTRQVFYRSKYCYALVNLKPIVPGHVLVVPFRQVPRLKELSVKESIDLMATVQLIHCFIEKVYKADSLNLSMQDGIGAGQSVPHVHFHIIPRYLKDGYGDHIYDMLEQNEANLNGFFRKVCQERVVAADLERRPRSMEVMEKEAIWLHEELQKFLKDYHPVEEPPK; encoded by the coding sequence ATGACTGCTGGTAAGCCCGATATGAGTGGCACATTTTTCTACAAATTCCCGGTGACCCGCCAGGTATTCTATCGCAGCAAATATTGTTACGCTTTGGTCAATTTGAAGCCTATTGTACCAGGTCACGTTCTAGTTGTTCCTTTCCGTCAAGTTCCTCGGTTAAAAGAGCTTAGTGTCAAGGAATCGATCGATCTTATGGCTACTGTTCAGCTGATTCATTGTTTTATCGAGAAAGTTTACAAGGCAGACTCACTTAATCTCTCTATGCAAGATGGAATCGGTGCCGGTCAATCCGTTCCCCATGTTCACTTCCATATCATTCCTCGGTACTTGAAAGACGGTTACGGAGATCATATATATGATATGTTGGAGCAGAACGAAGCCAATTTGAATGGCTTTTTCCGTAAAGTTTGCCAGGAAAGAGTCGTTGCTGCAGATCTTGAGCGTCGTCCAAGATCCATGGAAGTCATGGAGAAGGAAGCCATCTGGCTTCACGAGGAGCTGCAAAAATTCCTCAAGGACTATCATCCTGTTGAAGAACCCCCAAAATAA
- a CDS encoding uncharacterized protein (EggNog:ENOG41), which yields MSSTSIDHYKILDLSVNASAIDIKKAFRKLALKYHPDKNKTREAEDKFKQINDSYKVLCDPHKKADYDRARQFTATTTSMNSGEPFGYGYAYSFGAESFAQAAGREYDRARRQYEEFKRRQDQEQRARVNAERARQSRMEKEAWERVYREKERRQNDGYSPFGNAFHYSQFDDEFSNPFSGFRPRFDTGSKKKEDPKPDLQSTNNGKWSKSSSSYSFKAGEKTYMGPTPKSTVNDVKETENGNEQKSSLPPSPESAFSNINSDSSYLSEDNLPDTSGIQNADANGFSNPFVAPKFEFDPSFAKPNITGDPVDPGDPAGTAGTAGTAGTAGTAGTAGTDGTKDDPIVLDGGTEEDPIILEESNTEGTEKSSPRRVSRSPHRSGLKINGKQRLWNPPRSQNETLSGRAEARNETEMDVEEEEEESDETDDTFHFDVNHLAPFTETSGDFNMDSIERSLNTEELNTDKKEPGKRRRDSGVDEFGNQDYMNEHEQEPAPKVKPSVNVDSSEIPIHEPVNGSLPRRPPAQPLTAQDLGFDFRIIEKIQSAVPILSASASLMEYWPYLESVEKFNLLMADYTRHRSELNRENMDRITREPLSFQTYRKGIELDLKLRKFWNTVSENCKLACERYS from the coding sequence ATGTCTAGTACATCTATAGATCACTACAAGATATTAGACTTGAGTGTGAATGCGTCGGCTATAGATATTAAGAAGGCGTTCAGAAAACTGGCTCTAAAGTATCATCCTGATAAGAATAAGACTAGAGAGGCCGAAGACAAGTTCAAGCAGATCAATGATAGCTACAAAGTCCTATGCGATCCACATAAAAAGGCGGATTATGATCGAGCAAGACAATTTACAGCCACCACCACATCGATGAATTCCGGAGAACCATTTGGATATGGATATGCTTATTCATTTGGTGCGGAATCATTTGCCCAAGCAGCAGGAAGAGAGTATGATAGAGCAAGACGTCAGTATGAAGAGTTCAAGAGAAGGCAGgatcaagaacaaagagCACGTGTTAATGCAGAAAGGGCTAGACAATCAAgaatggagaaggaggCTTGGGAAAGAGTGTATcgagagaaagagagaaggCAAAATGATGGATACAGTCCGTTTGGTAACGCCTTTCATTACAGTCAGTTTGACGATGAATTTAGCAATCCGTTCTCTGGTTTCAGGCCGAGGTTCGACACGGGgagcaagaaaaaggagGATCCTAAGCCGGATCTACAAAGTACTAATAACGGCAAATGGAGCAAATCATCGTCTTCGTATTCATTTAAAGCAGGAGAGAAAACATATATGGGGCCTACTCCAAAGAGCACCGTAAATGATGtgaaagaaacagagaaTGGCAACGAGCAGAAGTCATCTTTACCCCCTTCACCTGAATCTGCTTTTTCTAACATTAACTCCGATTCTTCTTATCTGTCCGAAGACAATCTTCCAGATACTTCTGGTATTCAAAATGCGGATGCAAATGGATTTTCAAATCCGTTTGTGGCTCCAAAATTCGAGTTTGACCCATCATTTGCTAAGCCGAACATAACCGGTGACCCCGTTGACCCTGGTGACCCCGCTGGAACCGCTGGAACCGCTGGAACCGCTGGAACCGCTGGAACCGCTGGAACCGCTGGAACCGACGGAACCAAAGATGATCCCATTGTACTTGATGGCGGgactgaagaagatcctattattcttgaagagtCAAATACTGAAGGTACCGAGAAGTCTAGCCCTAGAAGAGTTTCACGATCACCACACAGAAGTGGTTTAAAGATCAACGGCAAGCAGCGATTGTGGAATCCGCCTAGAAGTCAAAACGAAACTCTGTCAGGAAGGGCTGAAGCTAGAAATGAGACGGAAATGGatgttgaggaagaagaagaggagtcTGATGAGACTGACGATACGTTTCATTTTGATGTGAATCACCTGGCACCATTTACAGAAACCTCTGGCGATTTCAATATGGATTCAATAGAGCGATCATTGAATACTGAAGAGCTGAACACTGATAAGAAAGAGCCAggtaagagaagaagggaTTCGGGAGTTGATGAGTTTGGTAATCAAGATTACATGAACGAGCACGAGCAAGAACCCGCACCTAAAGTAAAGCCCTCTGTGAATGTGGATTCATCGGAAATACCTATTCATGAACCGGTGAATGGATCTCTACCTAGAAGACCTCCTGCTCAGCCATTGACTGCACAAGATCTTGGATTCGATTTCAGAATCATTGAGAAGATCCAATCAGCAGTGCCTATTTTATCCGCATCAGCCAGTCTTATGGAATATTGGCCCTATCTTGAATCTGTGGAGAAGTTTAATCTCTTGATGGCAGATTATACCAGACATAGAAGCGAGTTGAACCGTGAGAATATGGATAGAATTACTCGGGAGCCACTCAGTTTTCAGACCTATAGAAAGGGCATCGAGCTAGATTTGAAACTTAGAAAGTTTTGGAACACGGTCTCTGAAAACTGCAAGCTGGCTTGCGAACGCTATTCATAA
- a CDS encoding uncharacterized protein (BUSCO:EOG09344CPW), which yields MVESRGNDKKSKKGNSNSNMQSVGSKSQQSQEIPRDVRLLRLIFATQGIQNYQDHVPLQLMDFAYRYTSEILHDAIIYNDHAHANINNAGNAGSHHSQISNEDIRLAIAARTSYQFQPVPPKKMLMKLAAERNEKPLPPVMPMWGIRLPPEKYCLSAKEWKLDDEELTAPEAKRRKAEKRTKKESERQ from the coding sequence ATGGTCGAATCGAGGGGAAACGAtaagaaatcaaagaaggGGAACTCGAATTCTAATATGCAGAGTGTGGGCTCAAAATCACAGCAGTCTCAAGAAATTCCTAGAGATGTAAGATTACTTCGACTTATATTCGCTACTCAAGGTATACAGAACTACCAGGATCATGTTCCTTTACAACTCATGGATTTTGCTTACAGATATACATCTGAAATACTTCATGATGCCATTATATACAACGACCATGCACATGCCAATATAAACAACGCTGGAAATGCTGGTTCTCATCATAGTCAAATCAGTAATGAGGACATAAGGCTTGCCATCGCCGCCAGAACTAGCTATCAATTTCAACCGGTTCCACccaagaagatgttgatgaaattgGCAGCAGAAAGGAACGAGAAACCTCTTCCCCCGGTTATGCCAATGTGGGGAATAAGGCTTCCTCCTGAAAAGTACTGCTTGAGTGCTAAAGAGTGGAAGCTAGACGATGAGGAGTTGACAGCGCCCGAGGCAAAGAGGCGCAAGGCAGAGAAACgtacaaagaaggaaagtGAACGGCAATGA
- a CDS encoding uncharacterized protein (BUSCO:EOG09340YB9) has translation MTSVTQGSIPEVVEKVIGESLEQRTSILDNINDLGPPDMVHLAKTMNNSSTKIPCTGTFFYYTGVDSRNSATIAALLHSLVDIMGEKPQLWFGKHKSWKVTEATYCSYNAFSKLDSRVKVQFPGSVESSMIDSSNNKVMESDRLWLETYVCAMVRALITADNDSSDFTSVVEIRKINPLLNKEGTDLFLEGFEKLFFEGAKLGCSEDIQVATNGNNCLVDAFLRCIELTGLYEKGLEIIGRLKSIDPFVSSLEAKLCFMGDQEVKAIKVMHDAVQLNTLDGEIMTMQAQFCLDKGRLDMALPIATKAVNSSPSYFKPWSVLVKVYVALGEYEQALLTLNSCPMVTHKDKYILKRINNPKSEDMHLPLPIDVTLDKVSTLNSVDVAVEHNKIDRSLLNLPAANLKSTFAEAYSLLTSIVHKTGWEALLKYRTKVFVMEEEFKMENGSKESVIDGPKKLPEATISEEARARTASLNDDFKKKRLCERWLDNLFMLLYEDLRVYTMYKAELMHFDAQQMELKKTTLEWELTGLVANRLDHLEEAAKCFEMGLEERFSPRCTLKLLQYYTKQRGTKLGDSSKHNEYNDTILELIVKLLVWNHRWYCGFSPELIEALRDLVNEVGRVKVENEVRVRFDDGNTGVFDVVLDNLRFLEIYGTIEAEE, from the exons ATGACATCAGTCACACAGGGTTCTATTCCCGA AGTAGTGGAGAAGGTTATAGGAGAGTCTTTAGAACAAAGAACATCAATTCTGGATAACATAAATGATCTCGGTCCTCCTGATATGGTTCATTTGGCCAAGACTATGAACAATTCTTCCACTAAGATTCCTTGTACTGGAACTTTCTTTTATTATACAGGAGTTGACTCACGCAATTCGGCTACCATTGCCGCTCTGCTTCATTCTTTGGTAGATATTATGGGTGAGAAGCCTCAGCTGTGGTTCGGAAAACATAAATCATGGAAGGTTACAGAGGCAACATACTGTTCTTACAATGCATTTTCCAAATTGGACTCCCGTGTTAAGGTTCAATTTCCTGGAAGTGTTGAATCTTCGATGATTGATAGCTCTAATAATAAGGTGATGGAATCGGATAGGCTTTGGCTAGAAACCTACGTTTGTGCCATGGTACGTGCTTTAATTACGGCAGATAATGATTCGTCGGACTTTACTTCCGTGGTAGAGATTCGTAAGATCAACCCTCTGTTGAATAAGGAAGGTACTGACCTATTCTTGGAAGGTTTTGAAAagcttttctttgaaggtgCAAAACTTGGATGTTCTGAGGATATTCAAGTGGCTACCAATGGCAACAATTGTCTTGTTGATGCGTTTCTTAGATGTATTGAGCTTACAGGACTGTATGAAAAGGGTCTTGAGATCATTGGTCGACTCAAATCCATTGATCCATTTGTCTCATCCTTGGAGGCTAAGCTATGCTTCATGggagatcaagaagttAAGGCCATAAAAGTGATGCATGATGCTGTTCAGCTTAATACTTTAGACGGAGAAATCATGACAATGCAGGCACAGTTCTGTCTTGATAAGGGACGTCTTGATATGGCCTTGCCTATCGCCACTAAGGCTGTCAATTCTTCCCCGTCTTATTTCAAGCCTTGGTCCGTTTTAGTAAAAGTCTATGTCGCCTTAGGGGAATACGAACAGGCTCTTCTTACGTTGAATTCATGTCCTATGGTTACCCATAAGGACAAGTATATTCTTAAGAGGATCAACAATCCAAAGTCCGAAGATATGCATTTGCCATTACCTATTGATGTCACTTTAGACAAGGTCTCTACTTTGAATTCTGTTGATGTGGCTGTGGAGCATAATAAAATTGACCGGAGCTTACTAAATCTTCCTGCTGCCAACCTAAAGTCAACTTTTGCGGAGGCTTACAGTCTATTGACCAGCATTGTTCATAAGACTGGTTGGGAGGCTTTACTCAAGTATAGGACTAAGGTCTTTGTTATGGAAGAGGAGTTTAAGATGGAAAATGGGAGTAAGGAGAGTGTTATTGACGGTCCTAAGAAACTTCCTGAGGCTACCATTTCTGAGGAAGCTAGGGCCCGAACTGCGTCTCTTAATGAtgacttcaagaagaagagattatGCGAGAGATGGCTCGATAACCTCTTCATGCTTCTCTACGAAGATTTACGCGTTTACACCATGTACAAAGCTGAATTGATGCACTTTGATGCCCAGCAAatggagttgaagaagactaCTTTAGAATGGGAGCTTACGGGATTGGTTGCCAATAGATTGGACCACTTGGAAGAGGCTGCTAAATGCTTTGAGATGGGACTTGAAGAACGGTTTAGTCCTCGCTGTacgttgaagttgttgCAGTACTACACGAAACAGCGTGGCACGAAGTTGGGGGACAGTTCCAAACACAACGAGTACAACGACACGATCTTGGAATTGATTGTTAAACTTCTTGTCTGGAATCATAGATGGTATTGTGGCTTTTCTCCAGAGCTTATTGAGGCACTTAGAGACCTAGTGAATGAAGTCGGTAGAGTGAAGGTCGAAAACGAAGTTAGGGTGAGATTTGATGACGGTAATACTGGAGTATTTGATGTTGTATTGGACAACTTACGATTTCTAGAGATTTATGGGACGATAGAGGCAGAAGAGTAG
- the SEC13 gene encoding GTPase-activating protein S13 yields the protein MVTISNAHDGLIHDAVLDYYGKRLATCSSDKTIKIFQVEGDDYKLIETLQGHEGPVWQVSWAHPKFGIILASCSYDGKVLIWKEEGGVWSNIAECSVHQASVNSISWAPSEYGALLLCTSSDGKCSVVEFQEDGSQKTIVWQAHSIGVNAGSWAPPQKENIQERRLVTGGCDNLVKIWRYDAAQNTYVVEEALTGHTDWVRDVAWSPSLLSKYYIASASQDRTVIIWTKNVADKMSPWKKQLLRQDKFPDVCWRASWSMSGNVLAISGGDNKVTLWKENLNGQWEQAGEVDQ from the exons ATG GTTACCATTTCGAACGCCCATGATGGGTTGATTCACGATGCAGTTCTTGATTACTATGGTAAAAGACTAGCCACCTGTTCTTCTGACAAGACTATCAAGATTTTCCAGGTAGAAGGCGACGATTATAAATTAATTGAGACTCTACAGGGTCACGAGGGTCCTGTTTGGCAGGTTTCGTGGGCGCATCCGAAATTTGGGATTATTTTGGCCTCATGTTCTTACGATGGTAAAGTGTtgatttggaaagaagaaggtggtgtTTGGTCTAACATTGCAGAATGCAGTGTGCATCAGGCTTCAGTCAACAGCATTTCGTGGGCTCCAAGTGAATACGGTGCTCTGTTATTGTGCACATCGTCAGATGGTAAGTGTTCCGTAGTGGAATTTCAGGAAGATGGCTCTCAAAAGACCATTGTGTGGCAGGCACATTCTATTGGTGTCAACGCCGGTTCTTGGGCACCTccacagaaagaaaacatcCAGGAAAGACGTTTGGTCACTGGAGGCTGTGACAATTTGGTGAAAATCTGGCGGTATGATGCTGCACAGAATACCTACGTTGTAGAAGAAGCTCTTACGGGACATACTGACTGGGTTAGAGACGTCGCATGGTCTCCGTCCTTACTTTCCAAATATTACATAGCCTCTGCTTCCCAAGATAGAACCGTTATCATATGGACCAAAAATGTTGCAGACAAGATGTCTCCTTGGAAAAAGCAGCTTCTTAGACAGGATAAGTTCCCCGATGTTTGCTGGAGAGCCTCCTGGTCTATGAGTGGTAACGTTCTTGCAATTTCCGGAGGTGACAATAAGGTAACCCTCTGgaaggagaatttgaaTGGTCAATGGGAACAAgcaggagaagttgatcaataa